Genomic DNA from Deltaproteobacteria bacterium HGW-Deltaproteobacteria-18:
GATGATGGTGGGCTGGTGAAGTGCTAGCTTTTGGCCGGGTGTGAGGTCAAGGGTTTGCAGGACGCCAAGCGGCTGCACGCACCCCGTCCGCAGGCCGCGGCCCCGCAGCCGAGCCCCTTGCCAAACTCCGCGCCTTGTGGTTCAAGTCGGGCCCAAGCAAGAGGTGACAATGACCGAAACCGTATTTGACTGCCGCATGTGCGGGCACTGCTGCCAAGGCCAGGGAGGCATCGTCGCTTCGGCCCCGGAACGTGAACGTCTGGCCGCACATCTGGGCATGACGGTGGAGGAATTTTGCTCCCGCTACACCGAGGCCCAGGGAAAAAAGCTGGTCCTGCGCTGCGGCGAGGACGGCTACTGCGTCTTTTTCGACCCCCAGACCGCCTGCACCGTGCACCCGGCCAAGCCGGACGTATGCCGTGCCTGGCCTTTTTTCCGCGGCAATCTGGTCGACCCCGTAAGTTGGGAACTGGCCCAGGAATACTGCCCGGGCATCCGTCCCGAATGCGGACACGCCGAATTCGCCCGTCAGGGCATCGCCTACATTAAGGACAACCATCTGGCCAAGGCGGGCCGCGAGGACGAGGCAAACGCCCTGCGCATTGCGGACCTGATGGATAAAATCTGATGCGCCTGTCCGAGTGCTATTCCCTGCTTGAGGTCTCCCCTGGGGCAACCCTGGACGAGATAAAGGCCAGCTATCGCAAACTGGCCTTCAAGTACCATCCGGACTTGAATCCCGGCGATACGCGCGCGGCCCAAAGTTTCAGCCGCCTGAACGAAGCCTACGTGCTGCTCAAGAAAAACCTGGAGACCGAGCCAGCGGACAAGCGGCGTTTCAATGCCGAGACCATCAGGCAGGAAGAGGAAGCCAGAGTCAAGCGCGGCGGGAAACCCTCGGGCGGATTTTCCGCCAAGCAGGAAGAGGTGCTGCGGGACATCCTGAATGATCCCTTCGCCAAGCAGGTCTTCGAGGACATTTTCAGCAAGCTCAAACGCGGAGTCCCACCCGAAGGCAGTGCCCCTGAGCCGATCACGACAAAAAAACTGGACCTCAAATGGGGAGAGCGCGCGCTCAGCATCGATCTTGGCAAGGGCCTTGTCCGGGGCATCAAGGACTGGGCCGCCGGCCAGCTCGACGATCGCCAGACCTTGCGCTTGCCCGCCCGCGACCTCATCCCCGGCACCAC
This window encodes:
- a CDS encoding YkgJ family cysteine cluster protein → MTETVFDCRMCGHCCQGQGGIVASAPERERLAAHLGMTVEEFCSRYTEAQGKKLVLRCGEDGYCVFFDPQTACTVHPAKPDVCRAWPFFRGNLVDPVSWELAQEYCPGIRPECGHAEFARQGIAYIKDNHLAKAGREDEANALRIADLMDKI
- a CDS encoding molecular chaperone DnaJ, whose protein sequence is MRLSECYSLLEVSPGATLDEIKASYRKLAFKYHPDLNPGDTRAAQSFSRLNEAYVLLKKNLETEPADKRRFNAETIRQEEEARVKRGGKPSGGFSAKQEEVLRDILNDPFAKQVFEDIFSKLKRGVPPEGSAPEPITTKKLDLKWGERALSIDLGKGLVRGIKDWAAGQLDDRQTLRLPARDLIPGTTLRVQIRHRFSAEPRTIDVTLPPDFVVGRPIRLKGMGRRLGPWKGDLYLRLLAV